The Sulfitobacter donghicola DSW-25 = KCTC 12864 = JCM 14565 genome has a segment encoding these proteins:
- a CDS encoding ABC transporter ATP-binding protein: MLEFRNVSKSFWTGTQHKVILDQVSFRVDLGKSMGILAPNGTGKTTLINMMAGLEKPDEGEIVRGCNISFPLGFMGGVVGKVSAMENARYIARLYGLDPDYVESFCRWLCGLGEYFDQPLGTYSAGMRARFSFALMLALDFDMYLIDEGMPSTTDVEFNRKAGEILQERLRTTTIVIVSHQAETLEKFARTAAVLTNGQLNVFDSLEEAKQLYDYQTKS; encoded by the coding sequence ATGCTGGAATTTCGTAATGTTTCCAAGTCCTTCTGGACTGGCACGCAACACAAGGTCATTCTTGATCAGGTGTCTTTTCGCGTTGATCTGGGAAAATCGATGGGCATTCTGGCACCTAACGGCACCGGCAAAACCACGCTGATCAATATGATGGCCGGGCTGGAAAAGCCGGATGAGGGCGAGATTGTGCGCGGTTGCAACATCTCTTTTCCCCTTGGGTTTATGGGCGGAGTTGTTGGCAAAGTATCCGCCATGGAAAACGCGCGATACATTGCACGCCTCTATGGGCTGGACCCCGACTATGTCGAAAGTTTCTGCCGCTGGCTGTGTGGCTTGGGCGAATATTTCGACCAACCTTTGGGAACCTATTCTGCGGGGATGCGGGCACGATTTTCCTTTGCGCTGATGTTGGCGCTGGATTTCGATATGTATCTCATCGACGAAGGCATGCCCTCTACGACGGATGTGGAATTTAACCGAAAAGCAGGTGAAATCCTGCAAGAGCGCCTGCGCACTACGACCATTGTGATCGTATCGCATCAGGCCGAAACGCTAGAAAAATTCGCGCGCACTGCCGCTGTTCTGACGAATGGCCAGTTGAACGTTTTTGACAGCTTGGAAGAAGCGAAACAGTTGTATGACTACCAAACCAAAAGCTAG
- a CDS encoding VOC family protein, with product MIAYVTVGADDIPRAKRFYSAFLPALGYHLTEGSEGLSYALPVPEGQRPVLPDFYVKPTFDKQPATAGNGSMVAFEAPSQSQVRALHAAALHAGGSDEGQPGFRADYGPHFYVSYLRDPQGNKIALFSSDPNEPSRDG from the coding sequence ATGATCGCCTATGTAACTGTCGGTGCTGATGACATCCCCCGCGCAAAGCGGTTTTATTCTGCCTTCCTTCCCGCACTTGGGTATCACCTCACTGAAGGGTCGGAAGGGCTGAGCTATGCCCTCCCCGTTCCAGAGGGGCAACGCCCTGTTTTACCTGACTTTTACGTCAAACCGACGTTCGACAAACAGCCAGCAACAGCTGGAAACGGCAGCATGGTTGCCTTTGAGGCACCCAGCCAAAGCCAAGTGCGTGCGCTTCATGCAGCAGCCTTGCACGCAGGCGGCAGCGACGAAGGCCAACCCGGCTTTCGCGCAGACTATGGCCCCCATTTCTATGTCAGCTATTTGCGCGACCCACAGGGCAACAAAATCGCTCTTTTCTCCAGTGATCCGAACGAGCCCAGCCGAGACGGGTAA
- a CDS encoding uracil-DNA glycosylase family protein, producing the protein MTDIRPALRDCKICSQRFAATATAHHPNPVVWFQPQARMLIAGQAPGMKVHKSGRPFTDPSGDRLRSWLGLSDEAFYDRDRVAILPMAFCFPGYNAKGSDLPPPPVCAKTWRGDALAMMPNIRLKILIGGHAMKYHLPDFTTVTQAVADWQNHPQGVFALPHPSWRNTGWLRKNPWFEAEVIPRLQAAVKEVM; encoded by the coding sequence ATGACCGATATCCGCCCCGCCCTGCGCGACTGCAAAATTTGTTCCCAGCGTTTTGCAGCCACGGCAACGGCCCATCACCCAAACCCTGTCGTTTGGTTCCAACCCCAAGCACGGATGTTAATCGCTGGCCAAGCGCCGGGGATGAAGGTTCATAAATCGGGCAGGCCCTTCACCGATCCGTCAGGAGATCGCCTCAGGTCTTGGCTGGGTCTGAGTGACGAAGCATTCTATGACCGTGATCGCGTTGCGATCCTGCCCATGGCGTTTTGTTTTCCCGGTTATAATGCCAAAGGCAGCGACCTGCCCCCGCCGCCCGTTTGTGCAAAAACATGGCGCGGTGATGCGTTAGCCATGATGCCGAATATCCGCCTTAAGATCCTGATCGGTGGCCATGCGATGAAATATCATCTGCCCGATTTCACAACAGTTACCCAAGCAGTGGCAGATTGGCAGAACCACCCACAGGGCGTCTTTGCCTTGCCACACCCCTCTTGGCGCAATACGGGTTGGCTCAGGAAAAATCCGTGGTTCGAAGCAGAGGTCATCCCGCGCCTTCAGGCCGCTGTAAAAGAGGTAATGTAA
- a CDS encoding SseB family protein: MEPTPLDIAHATMSDAPDDDTARLRFYERIADAELYLLLEAEPVDDQINPQILDRNGEQYLLAFDRAQRLAEYAGDAAAYVALSGRNVAAMLEGQPFGIALNVDVAPSAILLPDTAVAWLRETLTHEAAEVEAKIESVLPPKGLPESLIEAIDAKLATATGMAANAWLVGVQYSGGGRGHLLAFVDAIPRAQDALVRAASEALTFSGIEAGAMDVGFFNHADPTVTKLMRVGLRFDLPQMETLQKTPRMPGSDPNDPPILK, encoded by the coding sequence ATGGAACCGACACCGCTGGACATAGCCCACGCCACAATGAGCGACGCGCCCGATGACGATACAGCCCGCCTGCGGTTTTATGAACGTATCGCGGATGCCGAACTATACCTGCTGCTTGAGGCCGAGCCGGTGGATGATCAGATCAACCCACAGATATTGGACCGCAACGGAGAGCAATACCTGCTGGCCTTTGATCGCGCGCAGCGATTGGCAGAATATGCAGGCGATGCGGCGGCCTATGTGGCGCTATCAGGGCGCAACGTTGCTGCCATGCTCGAAGGGCAGCCCTTTGGCATTGCGCTAAACGTCGATGTCGCGCCCTCGGCGATCCTGCTGCCTGATACCGCCGTTGCATGGTTGCGCGAAACGCTGACCCATGAGGCAGCAGAGGTCGAAGCCAAAATCGAAAGCGTCCTCCCCCCCAAGGGCCTACCTGAAAGCTTGATCGAAGCGATTGATGCAAAACTGGCCACCGCAACCGGCATGGCTGCGAATGCGTGGTTAGTGGGTGTGCAATATAGTGGCGGCGGACGGGGTCACTTGCTGGCCTTTGTTGATGCCATTCCACGTGCCCAAGACGCTTTGGTGCGCGCCGCCTCCGAGGCGCTGACCTTTTCAGGTATCGAAGCGGGCGCGATGGATGTCGGATTCTTTAATCACGCCGATCCGACTGTAACAAAACTGATGCGCGTGGGTCTGCGTTTTGACCTGCCACAGATGGAGACATTACAAAAAACACCCCGAATGCCGGGTAGTGACCCGAATGATCCCCCGATTCTGAAATAA
- a CDS encoding YHS domain-containing (seleno)protein — protein sequence MNRFALTIAAAATTLSFVSAAFAGDQFVDETGFAVSGYDVVAYFSLPQNALGQQQTAPVEGNKSITAEHNGATFAFSTEANREAFLANPTKYAPQYDGHCAYGVAKGGKVPGNPTLWRIVDDKLYLNITKNVVGFWEEDIPGNIELSTENWPSLDPKPASDRTIPQWSSAAPKG from the coding sequence ATGAACCGTTTCGCCCTCACAATTGCCGCTGCAGCGACCACGCTCAGCTTTGTTAGCGCCGCTTTCGCAGGTGACCAATTTGTAGATGAAACTGGCTTTGCCGTTTCTGGATATGATGTTGTTGCCTATTTCTCACTTCCGCAGAACGCACTGGGTCAACAGCAGACAGCGCCGGTTGAGGGCAACAAATCCATCACTGCCGAACATAACGGCGCGACATTTGCCTTTTCCACCGAAGCAAACCGCGAAGCGTTCTTGGCCAACCCCACAAAATACGCGCCACAATATGATGGACACTGTGCCTATGGCGTCGCCAAGGGCGGCAAAGTTCCGGGCAACCCAACGTTGTGGCGCATCGTTGATGACAAATTGTACCTCAACATCACCAAAAACGTTGTCGGCTTCTGGGAAGAAGACATCCCAGGCAACATTGAGCTTTCCACTGAGAATTGGCCTAGCCTTGACCCCAAACCAGCATCTGACAGAACCATTCCCCAATGGTCCTCTGCAGCGCCTAAAGGCTAA
- a CDS encoding rhodanese-like domain-containing protein: MTSGIPSPDGRQPRHVLARRGVLVGALALGGVAAARWFNVTGTIDEDSLSVQDAHAAAISGAVTLIDIRRPDEWENSGIGEGAVPIDMRDPQFVNKLLAVEPDVNAPIALICARGVRSRYLAKNLTEAGFTNIIDVPEGMHGSGAGPGWLRAGLPVTRF; encoded by the coding sequence ATGACGTCGGGTATCCCCTCACCCGATGGTCGGCAGCCCCGCCACGTATTAGCGCGGCGGGGTGTGCTCGTTGGGGCATTGGCATTGGGCGGCGTTGCAGCTGCGCGGTGGTTCAATGTAACCGGCACCATCGACGAAGATTCGCTGAGCGTTCAGGACGCGCATGCCGCTGCGATCAGCGGTGCAGTGACGTTGATTGATATTCGCCGCCCCGATGAATGGGAAAACAGTGGTATCGGTGAAGGCGCCGTTCCCATAGACATGCGCGATCCGCAGTTCGTGAATAAATTGCTGGCGGTTGAGCCCGATGTAAATGCCCCGATCGCGCTGATCTGTGCGCGCGGTGTTCGCTCGCGTTATTTGGCCAAAAATCTGACCGAAGCAGGTTTCACCAATATCATCGACGTCCCCGAAGGGATGCATGGCTCTGGCGCGGGTCCGGGTTGGTTGCGCGCAGGTTTGCCAGTTACCCGTTTCTGA
- the rimO gene encoding 30S ribosomal protein S12 methylthiotransferase RimO, with product MSTNPPNLRPDLAPRAKITSASRPGQPTIGMVSLGCPKALVDSERILTRLRAEGYAISPDYSGADAVVVNTCGFLDSAKAESLDAIGEALNENGRVIVTGCLGAEPDYIREHHPKILAVTGPHQYEQVLDAVHTAVPPSPDPFVDLLPASGVSLTPRHYSYLKISEGCNHKCKFCIIPDMRGRLQSRPAHAVMREAEKLVENGVKELLVISQDTSAYGVDIKHAEDRGHRAHITDLARDLGSLGAWVRLHYVYPYPHVRQMIPLMADGLVLPYLDIPFQHAHPDVLKRMARPAAASKTLDEIAAWRDICPDITLRSTFIVGYPGETEEEFQTLLDWMDEAQLDRVGCFQYENVEGARSNALPNHVDADVKQDRWNRFMEKAQAISEAKLEAKVGQRMDVIIDEIDDEAATCRTKSDAPEIDGNLFIDEDFQNLTVGDIVTVEVEEAGEYDLWGRVV from the coding sequence ATGAGCACAAATCCTCCAAACCTCCGCCCCGATCTGGCCCCACGGGCCAAAATCACCTCCGCCAGCCGCCCCGGCCAGCCGACGATTGGCATGGTCAGCCTTGGGTGTCCCAAAGCTTTGGTGGATAGCGAACGCATTTTGACGCGCCTTCGGGCCGAAGGATATGCTATTTCCCCCGATTATTCTGGCGCGGATGCGGTTGTTGTGAACACCTGCGGTTTCCTCGATTCCGCCAAGGCAGAAAGCCTTGATGCCATTGGTGAGGCCTTGAATGAAAACGGGCGTGTGATTGTGACAGGGTGCTTGGGCGCCGAGCCGGACTATATCCGAGAACACCACCCAAAGATTTTGGCCGTGACGGGACCACACCAATACGAACAGGTATTGGATGCTGTGCACACGGCTGTGCCGCCTTCGCCTGATCCTTTTGTTGATCTGCTGCCCGCCTCTGGCGTTTCGCTGACGCCGCGCCACTATAGTTATCTAAAGATTTCCGAGGGCTGTAACCACAAATGTAAATTCTGCATCATTCCCGATATGCGCGGCCGCCTACAAAGCCGCCCCGCCCATGCGGTTATGCGCGAGGCGGAAAAGCTGGTTGAGAATGGCGTGAAAGAACTGTTGGTCATTTCCCAAGATACCTCGGCTTATGGCGTTGACATCAAACACGCTGAGGATCGCGGCCACCGCGCCCATATCACCGATTTGGCACGTGATCTGGGATCGCTTGGGGCGTGGGTCCGCCTGCATTATGTTTACCCCTACCCGCATGTGCGCCAGATGATCCCGCTGATGGCGGATGGCTTGGTTTTGCCATACCTCGATATCCCGTTCCAACATGCCCACCCTGATGTGTTGAAACGTATGGCGCGCCCTGCGGCGGCCTCGAAAACCTTGGATGAGATCGCCGCGTGGCGCGATATTTGCCCTGATATCACCCTGCGCTCGACCTTTATCGTCGGCTACCCTGGTGAAACCGAGGAAGAGTTCCAGACCCTTTTGGATTGGATGGACGAGGCACAATTAGACCGAGTCGGGTGTTTTCAGTATGAAAACGTCGAAGGCGCGCGCTCCAACGCTTTGCCGAACCACGTTGATGCGGATGTAAAGCAGGACCGCTGGAACCGTTTCATGGAAAAAGCCCAAGCGATTTCCGAGGCCAAACTGGAAGCCAAAGTGGGCCAGCGCATGGATGTCATCATTGATGAGATCGACGACGAAGCCGCCACCTGCCGCACAAAATCAGACGCCCCTGAAATTGACGGAAACCTCTTTATTGATGAGGATTTTCAGAACCTTACCGTTGGCGATATCGTCACGGTAGAGGTAGAAGAAGCTGGCGAATACGACCTTTGGGGTCGCGTCGTTTAA
- a CDS encoding YigZ family protein, whose amino-acid sequence MTLLKLGQILNDRGSKYAVSGCPVSSRAEIDAALKLLKREKSYAKATHNTWGALLPEDGPLKADDGESGAGMVILRMLEREELAGHLVIVTRWYGGKHLGGDRFRHVQTCVRSYLDALT is encoded by the coding sequence ATGACCTTGCTCAAGCTGGGGCAGATTTTGAATGATCGGGGCAGCAAATACGCCGTATCGGGCTGTCCTGTTTCCAGCCGCGCCGAGATTGATGCGGCGTTAAAGCTGCTTAAACGCGAGAAATCCTATGCCAAGGCAACCCATAACACTTGGGGGGCTTTGTTGCCCGAGGATGGGCCGCTCAAGGCGGATGATGGCGAAAGCGGCGCAGGAATGGTCATCTTGCGGATGCTCGAACGCGAAGAGCTGGCCGGGCATCTGGTGATCGTCACGCGCTGGTACGGTGGCAAACATCTAGGGGGCGATCGGTTCCGCCATGTTCAGACATGCGTGCGCAGCTATCTAGACGCGCTTACCTAA
- a CDS encoding M48 family metallopeptidase: MLKRAFLMISLLFGLAACETVPVSTESLGASTSSQPLAVRSAARNFVSVVNTVEPVAERECRARTSNVNCDFNIVVDDRPNQPENAYQTVDRNGRPIIAFTLALIEDARNVDELAFVMGHEAAHHIAGHIGRQQQNAVAGAVIFAGLATLSGGDASAVESAQRLGAQVGARSYSKDFELEADELGTIITKRAGYDPLRGAAFFTRIPDPGDKFLGTHPPNAQRIQIVRKTAAGL, from the coding sequence ATGTTAAAGCGCGCCTTTTTGATGATCAGCCTTTTGTTTGGCCTTGCCGCATGTGAAACCGTTCCCGTCAGTACCGAGAGCCTTGGCGCTTCTACATCCTCGCAGCCTTTGGCAGTGCGTTCTGCGGCGCGCAATTTTGTGTCTGTCGTGAACACGGTCGAACCTGTTGCCGAACGGGAATGCCGCGCCAGAACAAGTAACGTAAATTGCGATTTTAACATCGTCGTTGATGACCGCCCTAATCAGCCTGAAAACGCTTATCAAACCGTTGACAGAAATGGCCGCCCGATCATCGCCTTTACCTTGGCGTTGATTGAAGATGCCAGAAACGTTGACGAGCTGGCCTTTGTGATGGGGCACGAAGCGGCGCACCATATTGCTGGACATATCGGCCGCCAACAGCAGAACGCTGTTGCTGGCGCGGTGATCTTTGCGGGGCTTGCGACGCTAAGCGGTGGCGATGCCAGCGCTGTTGAATCCGCGCAGCGGTTGGGCGCGCAAGTTGGCGCAAGAAGCTATTCCAAAGATTTTGAACTGGAAGCCGATGAGCTAGGAACAATTATTACCAAGCGGGCAGGGTATGACCCGCTGCGCGGTGCTGCGTTTTTCACGCGTATTCCTGATCCGGGTGATAAGTTTCTAGGGACACACCCGCCGAATGCACAACGCATCCAAATCGTTCGCAAAACAGCAGCCGGACTATAG
- a CDS encoding universal stress protein: MRKFLVVLDDSRECLNAMRFAAMRAAKTGGGVEVLAVIPPEEFNHWIGVGDIMREETRERIEVHYEVYAKWMRDRQGVEPELVIREGQPVDEIIAQVAEDGEIGVLVLGASTDGKGPGPLVTQLTRNSSSLSVPITIVPGDMTKERLEAIT, encoded by the coding sequence ATGCGCAAGTTTCTTGTGGTCCTCGACGACAGTCGTGAATGCCTAAACGCAATGCGCTTTGCCGCGATGCGAGCAGCAAAAACAGGTGGCGGCGTCGAAGTCCTCGCCGTTATTCCTCCTGAAGAATTCAACCATTGGATTGGGGTTGGGGACATCATGCGCGAAGAAACGCGCGAACGGATCGAAGTCCACTATGAAGTTTATGCCAAATGGATGCGCGACCGTCAGGGCGTAGAGCCCGAGCTGGTTATCCGCGAAGGGCAACCCGTGGATGAAATCATCGCTCAGGTTGCCGAGGATGGAGAGATTGGCGTTTTGGTTTTGGGTGCCAGCACCGATGGCAAAGGTCCTGGCCCCTTGGTGACGCAGCTCACTCGAAATTCCAGCAGCCTTTCTGTTCCGATTACCATTGTTCCAGGTGACATGACAAAAGAGCGGCTAGAGGCGATCACCTAA